From Kogia breviceps isolate mKogBre1 chromosome 2, mKogBre1 haplotype 1, whole genome shotgun sequence, one genomic window encodes:
- the LOC131750171 gene encoding LOW QUALITY PROTEIN: small ribosomal subunit protein eS27-like (The sequence of the model RefSeq protein was modified relative to this genomic sequence to represent the inferred CDS: substituted 2 bases at 2 genomic stop codons), which yields MPLEKYFLHPSPEEKRKHKKKCPVQNPNSYFMDVKYPGCYKITTIFSHTQTVVLXVGCSSVLCXPTGGKAGLTEGCSFQGKQH from the coding sequence ATGCCTCTTGAAAAGTATTTTCTTCATCCCTCtccagaagagaagaggaaacacaagAAGAAGTGCCCGGTGCAGAACCCCAATTCCTACTTCATGGATGTGAAATATCCAGGATGCTATAAAATCACCACCATCTTTAGCCATACACAAACAGTAGTTTTGTGAGTTGGCTGCTCTTCTGTCCTCTGCTAGCCCACAGGAGGAAAAGCAGGGCTTACAGAAGGATGCTCCTTTCAAGGGAAGCAGCACTAA